A region of Triplophysa dalaica isolate WHDGS20190420 chromosome 20, ASM1584641v1, whole genome shotgun sequence DNA encodes the following proteins:
- the frmd4bb gene encoding FERM domain-containing protein 4B isoform X3 has protein sequence MTEGRLCQVQLLDDRKLELLVQPKLLSRELLDLVSSHFNLKEKEYFGFTYLDDIGQCKWLQLDRKVLEHDFSKKSGPIALQFLVRFYIESISLLKDPTTVELFFLNAKSAVYNGDIEVDSELVFKLAAHALQESKGDYTSDENTRADLKKLPALPTKVLQEHPSLAYCEERVIENYKLLKGLSRGQAIVQYLTLVESVPTYGVHYYEVKDKQGIPWWLGISYKGIGQYDHQDKVKPRKLFQWKQLENLYFREKKFAVEVNDPHRRTVTKRTFGQTGLVIHTWYASHSLIKTIWAMAISQHQFYLNRKQSKAKITTARSLGDIASDLTENGTSKMNKLSAGVKNQLIMASNGSLVSTGSADSEMNDDQKKEKLVELRKKEREIQDELSQKLTELKEICLREAELTGKLPKEYPASKGETPPRVRKRIGTAFKLDDLFPYNEDPYLRNLESRFALQQKIVEAAKKLAAEPDIPKLARKKRRRNCLDAMQRLQEIEDEMNQYRLKKGQKPTQRASLLIADELAKSECSSLCDSLQLDDDDGSQRPRSRSVQCSPCLSPPLSSSGLEYDPDRRSPAIDTRLDRSPNRLDHEHQGPGNYYTPREVFSAQSSPCKTLTRMPKAPHSLPQTPVMPRNAYSSSQLRSEGHIRGFRHRSGSLESQSQLLHSRCSKSVYPLSTSHRSNSTEVLDDCSSYSSMDYCPPCSVTPPYRTLDSHSYDYRSHRNTTIYGNTGSMPNLVPQNSSCYSYQQNHYGPHTYYVTGYPGFDYEPCSNGAYVYESELEGHYNLNPSYPTHGYHGRSRNRHYGMEGSDKLSQNPYATVRPPRGRQGHLNEVLTKNMYKALVAEHLKGWYNRSAGQHRDPGGCHLVYTYKYDRGSQHSLGYQTLPAPFSHSSRTNSFSSVSSTASGGGNWQNHLTVGLNDSELSDAPLGAGAYSPSYSRSPTHSRFPAESHTSEPVEVFDDVASCSDADH, from the exons ATGACAGAGGGCCGACTCTGCCAGGTGCAGCTCCTGGATGACAGGAAGTTGGAGCTGTTGGTTCAG CCAAAGCTGTTATCTCGTGAACTTTTGGATTTGGTATCGTCCCATTTTAACCTTAAAGAAAAGGAATATTTTGGCTTCACCTATTTGGACGACAT TGGTCAGTGCAAATGGTTGCAGTTGGACCGCAAAGTGCTGGAACATGACTTCTCCAAGAAATCAGGGCCCATTGCTCTTCAGTTCCTCGTGAG GTTTTATATTGAAAGCATTTCACTCCTGAAGGATCCCACAACAGTGGAGTTGTTTTTCCTGAATGCTAAATCCGCTGTTTATAAT GGTGATATAGAGGTGGACAGTGAGCTGGTTTTCAAATTAGCTGCTCACGCATTGCAG GAATCTAAAGGAGACTATACAAG TGATGAAAACACCAGAGCGGACCTGAAGAAACTTCCAGCACTGCCCACTAAAGTACTGCAAGAGCATCCATCACTAGCATACTG CGAGGAGCGTGTTATTGAGAACTACAAGCTGTTGAAAGGGCTCTCCAGAGGCCAGGCCATTGTGCA GTATTTGACCCTCGTGGAGTCCGTGCCTACGTATGGAGTGCATTACTATGAAGTAAAG GATAAGCAAGGCATTCCTTGGTGGCTGGGCATCAGCTATAAAGGCATAGGACAATATGACCATCAAGACAAAGTGAAGCCTCGAAAG CTCTTTCAGTGGAAGCAGTTGGAGAACTTGTACTTCAGGGAGAAGAAGTTTGCTGTGGAGGTCAATGATCCTCACAG GAGGACAGTGACTAAACGCACTTTTGGCCAGACGGGACTGGTGATCCACACATGGTATGCCAGTCACTCACTGATCAAAACCATCTGGGCCATGGCCATCAGTCAACATCAATTCTACCTGAACAGAAAACAGAGCAAA GCAAAAATCACCACAGCCCGAAGTTTAGGAGATATCGCATCTGACTTGACAGAGAACGGAACATCAAAGATGAACAAACTGAGTGCAGGAGTGAAGAATCAGCTCATCATGGCGAGTAATGGAAGTCTGGTTTCAACAG GTTCGGCTGACTCAGAAATGAACGACGACCAGAAAAAAGAGAAGCTCGTGGagctgagaaagaaagagagagaaatccAGGATGAGCTCAGCCAAAAGCTCACGGAGCTGAAAGAAATATGCCTCCGAGAGGCT GAGCTCACTGGAAAACTCCCAAAAGAGTATCCTGCCAGCAAGGGCGAGACGCCTCCTCGTGTTCGGAAAAGAATTGGGACGGCCTTCAAGCTGGACGACCTTTTTCCATATAATGAG GATCCATATCTCAGAAATCTGGAGAGCCGCTTTGCGCTTCAGCAGAAAATCGTGGAGGCGGCCAAGAAGCTGGCGGCTGAGCCTGACATCCCTAAATTAgcgaggaagaagaggaggaggaactGTCTGGATGCCATGCAGAGACTGCAGGAGATTGAGGATGAAATGAACCAGTACAGACTAAAGAAAGGACAAAAACCAACACAAAGAGCCTCCTTGCTCATAGCAG ATGAACTGGCTAAATCAGAGTGCAGCTCTCTCTGTGACAGTCTTCAGCTCGATGACg ATGATGGCAGCCAGAGGCCACGTTCTCGCTCCGTCCAGTGTTCACCATGTCTAAGTCCTCCTTTGTCTTCTTCCGGCTTGGAGTATGATCCAGATAGACGATCTCCAGCCATCGACACACGGCTTGACAGGTCTCCTAACAG ATTAGATCATGAGCACCAAGGGCCCGGAAATTATTACACTCCCCGTGAGGTGTTTTCCGCCCAAAGCAGTCCATGTAAAACCTTAACCAGAATGCCAAAGGCCCCCCACAGCTTACCTCAAACCCCCGTTATGCCCCGTAACGCCTACAGCAGCAGCCAGCTCAG GTCAGAAGGTCACATCCGTGGATTCCGGCACCGCAGCGGCAGTTTGGAGTCTCAGTCTCAACTTCTCCACTCTCGCTGTTCAAAGTCGGTATATCCACTATCTACATCCCACCGTAGCAACAGCACCGAGGTGTTGGACGACTGTTCATCCTATTCCAGCATGGACTACTGTCCCCCGTGTTCAGTCACGCCTCCATACCGCACGCTGGACTCTCATTCCTACGATTACCGGTCCCACCGCAATACGACAATCTACGGCAATACGGGCAGCATGCCCAACCTGGTCCCCCAAAACTCCAGCTGTTACTCCTATCAGCAAAATCACTACGGACCACATACATACTATGTGACGGGTTACCCTGGCTTTGATTATGAGCCCTGCTCTAACGGAGCTTACGTTTACGAGAGCGAACTCGAGGGTCACTATAACCTCAACCCCTCTTACCCAACACACGGCTACCATGGGCGTAGTCGGAACAGGCACTATGGAATGGAGGGGTCGGATAAATTGTCCCAGAACCCGTACGCCACTGTGAGGCCTCCAAGAGGGCGGCAGGGGCACCTGAATGAGGTTTTGACAAAGAACATGTACAAAGCTTTGGTGGCTGAACATCTGAAGGGATGGTACAACCGCAGCGCCGGCCAGCACAGGGACCCGGGTGGATGTCACCTGGTTTATACCTACAAATATGATCGAGGCTCTCAGCATAGCCTGGGTTACCAGACCCTGCCGGCACCCTTCAGCCACTCCAGCAGAACCAACTCATTCTCTTCAG TGTCATCTACTGCCAGCGGAGGGGGAAACTGGCAGAATCATTTAACCGTGGGCCTGAATGACAGTGAATTGTCAGACGCTCCCTTAGGTGCCGGGGCTTACAGTCCATCATACAGCCGCAGTCCAACACACAG CAGGTTCCCAGCAgaatcacacacatcagagcCTGTAGAAGTGTTCGATGACGTGGCCAGCTGTTCTGATGCAGACCATTAA
- the frmd4bb gene encoding FERM domain-containing protein 4B isoform X2, whose protein sequence is MAWGLACGVETLLVWSGGFVWQIVLWIIRRCYLQRMRSCQQCLQTCFYLGEVYQMTEGRLCQVQLLDDRKLELLVQPKLLSRELLDLVSSHFNLKEKEYFGFTYLDDIGQCKWLQLDRKVLEHDFSKKSGPIALQFLVRFYIESISLLKDPTTVELFFLNAKSAVYNGDIEVDSELVFKLAAHALQESKGDYTSDENTRADLKKLPALPTKVLQEHPSLAYCEERVIENYKLLKGLSRGQAIVQYLTLVESVPTYGVHYYEVKDKQGIPWWLGISYKGIGQYDHQDKVKPRKLFQWKQLENLYFREKKFAVEVNDPHRRTVTKRTFGQTGLVIHTWYASHSLIKTIWAMAISQHQFYLNRKQSKAKITTARSLGDIASDLTENGTSKMNKLSAGVKNQLIMASNGSLVSTGSADSEMNDDQKKEKLVELRKKEREIQDELSQKLTELKEICLREAELTGKLPKEYPASKGETPPRVRKRIGTAFKLDDLFPYNEDPYLRNLESRFALQQKIVEAAKKLAAEPDIPKLARKKRRRNCLDAMQRLQEIEDEMNQYRLKKGQKPTQRASLLIADELAKSECSSLCDSLQLDDDDGSQRPRSRSVQCSPCLSPPLSSSGLEYDPDRRSPAIDTRLDRSPNRLDHEHQGPGNYYTPREVFSAQSSPCKTLTRMPKAPHSLPQTPVMPRNAYSSSQLRSEGHIRGFRHRSGSLESQSQLLHSRCSKSVYPLSTSHRSNSTEVLDDCSSYSSMDYCPPCSVTPPYRTLDSHSYDYRSHRNTTIYGNTGSMPNLVPQNSSCYSYQQNHYGPHTYYVTGYPGFDYEPCSNGAYVYESELEGHYNLNPSYPTHGYHGRSRNRHYGMEGSDKLSQNPYATVRPPRGRQGHLNEVLTKNMYKALVAEHLKGWYNRSAGQHRDPGGCHLVYTYKYDRGSQHSLGYQTLPAPFSHSSRTNSFSSVSSTASGGGNWQNHLTVGLNDSELSDAPLGAGAYSPSYSRSPTHRFPAESHTSEPVEVFDDVASCSDADH, encoded by the exons ATGACAGAGGGCCGACTCTGCCAGGTGCAGCTCCTGGATGACAGGAAGTTGGAGCTGTTGGTTCAG CCAAAGCTGTTATCTCGTGAACTTTTGGATTTGGTATCGTCCCATTTTAACCTTAAAGAAAAGGAATATTTTGGCTTCACCTATTTGGACGACAT TGGTCAGTGCAAATGGTTGCAGTTGGACCGCAAAGTGCTGGAACATGACTTCTCCAAGAAATCAGGGCCCATTGCTCTTCAGTTCCTCGTGAG GTTTTATATTGAAAGCATTTCACTCCTGAAGGATCCCACAACAGTGGAGTTGTTTTTCCTGAATGCTAAATCCGCTGTTTATAAT GGTGATATAGAGGTGGACAGTGAGCTGGTTTTCAAATTAGCTGCTCACGCATTGCAG GAATCTAAAGGAGACTATACAAG TGATGAAAACACCAGAGCGGACCTGAAGAAACTTCCAGCACTGCCCACTAAAGTACTGCAAGAGCATCCATCACTAGCATACTG CGAGGAGCGTGTTATTGAGAACTACAAGCTGTTGAAAGGGCTCTCCAGAGGCCAGGCCATTGTGCA GTATTTGACCCTCGTGGAGTCCGTGCCTACGTATGGAGTGCATTACTATGAAGTAAAG GATAAGCAAGGCATTCCTTGGTGGCTGGGCATCAGCTATAAAGGCATAGGACAATATGACCATCAAGACAAAGTGAAGCCTCGAAAG CTCTTTCAGTGGAAGCAGTTGGAGAACTTGTACTTCAGGGAGAAGAAGTTTGCTGTGGAGGTCAATGATCCTCACAG GAGGACAGTGACTAAACGCACTTTTGGCCAGACGGGACTGGTGATCCACACATGGTATGCCAGTCACTCACTGATCAAAACCATCTGGGCCATGGCCATCAGTCAACATCAATTCTACCTGAACAGAAAACAGAGCAAA GCAAAAATCACCACAGCCCGAAGTTTAGGAGATATCGCATCTGACTTGACAGAGAACGGAACATCAAAGATGAACAAACTGAGTGCAGGAGTGAAGAATCAGCTCATCATGGCGAGTAATGGAAGTCTGGTTTCAACAG GTTCGGCTGACTCAGAAATGAACGACGACCAGAAAAAAGAGAAGCTCGTGGagctgagaaagaaagagagagaaatccAGGATGAGCTCAGCCAAAAGCTCACGGAGCTGAAAGAAATATGCCTCCGAGAGGCT GAGCTCACTGGAAAACTCCCAAAAGAGTATCCTGCCAGCAAGGGCGAGACGCCTCCTCGTGTTCGGAAAAGAATTGGGACGGCCTTCAAGCTGGACGACCTTTTTCCATATAATGAG GATCCATATCTCAGAAATCTGGAGAGCCGCTTTGCGCTTCAGCAGAAAATCGTGGAGGCGGCCAAGAAGCTGGCGGCTGAGCCTGACATCCCTAAATTAgcgaggaagaagaggaggaggaactGTCTGGATGCCATGCAGAGACTGCAGGAGATTGAGGATGAAATGAACCAGTACAGACTAAAGAAAGGACAAAAACCAACACAAAGAGCCTCCTTGCTCATAGCAG ATGAACTGGCTAAATCAGAGTGCAGCTCTCTCTGTGACAGTCTTCAGCTCGATGACg ATGATGGCAGCCAGAGGCCACGTTCTCGCTCCGTCCAGTGTTCACCATGTCTAAGTCCTCCTTTGTCTTCTTCCGGCTTGGAGTATGATCCAGATAGACGATCTCCAGCCATCGACACACGGCTTGACAGGTCTCCTAACAG ATTAGATCATGAGCACCAAGGGCCCGGAAATTATTACACTCCCCGTGAGGTGTTTTCCGCCCAAAGCAGTCCATGTAAAACCTTAACCAGAATGCCAAAGGCCCCCCACAGCTTACCTCAAACCCCCGTTATGCCCCGTAACGCCTACAGCAGCAGCCAGCTCAG GTCAGAAGGTCACATCCGTGGATTCCGGCACCGCAGCGGCAGTTTGGAGTCTCAGTCTCAACTTCTCCACTCTCGCTGTTCAAAGTCGGTATATCCACTATCTACATCCCACCGTAGCAACAGCACCGAGGTGTTGGACGACTGTTCATCCTATTCCAGCATGGACTACTGTCCCCCGTGTTCAGTCACGCCTCCATACCGCACGCTGGACTCTCATTCCTACGATTACCGGTCCCACCGCAATACGACAATCTACGGCAATACGGGCAGCATGCCCAACCTGGTCCCCCAAAACTCCAGCTGTTACTCCTATCAGCAAAATCACTACGGACCACATACATACTATGTGACGGGTTACCCTGGCTTTGATTATGAGCCCTGCTCTAACGGAGCTTACGTTTACGAGAGCGAACTCGAGGGTCACTATAACCTCAACCCCTCTTACCCAACACACGGCTACCATGGGCGTAGTCGGAACAGGCACTATGGAATGGAGGGGTCGGATAAATTGTCCCAGAACCCGTACGCCACTGTGAGGCCTCCAAGAGGGCGGCAGGGGCACCTGAATGAGGTTTTGACAAAGAACATGTACAAAGCTTTGGTGGCTGAACATCTGAAGGGATGGTACAACCGCAGCGCCGGCCAGCACAGGGACCCGGGTGGATGTCACCTGGTTTATACCTACAAATATGATCGAGGCTCTCAGCATAGCCTGGGTTACCAGACCCTGCCGGCACCCTTCAGCCACTCCAGCAGAACCAACTCATTCTCTTCAG TGTCATCTACTGCCAGCGGAGGGGGAAACTGGCAGAATCATTTAACCGTGGGCCTGAATGACAGTGAATTGTCAGACGCTCCCTTAGGTGCCGGGGCTTACAGTCCATCATACAGCCGCAGTCCAACACACAG GTTCCCAGCAgaatcacacacatcagagcCTGTAGAAGTGTTCGATGACGTGGCCAGCTGTTCTGATGCAGACCATTAA
- the frmd4bb gene encoding FERM domain-containing protein 4B isoform X1 produces the protein MAWGLACGVETLLVWSGGFVWQIVLWIIRRCYLQRMRSCQQCLQTCFYLGEVYQMTEGRLCQVQLLDDRKLELLVQPKLLSRELLDLVSSHFNLKEKEYFGFTYLDDIGQCKWLQLDRKVLEHDFSKKSGPIALQFLVRFYIESISLLKDPTTVELFFLNAKSAVYNGDIEVDSELVFKLAAHALQESKGDYTSDENTRADLKKLPALPTKVLQEHPSLAYCEERVIENYKLLKGLSRGQAIVQYLTLVESVPTYGVHYYEVKDKQGIPWWLGISYKGIGQYDHQDKVKPRKLFQWKQLENLYFREKKFAVEVNDPHRRTVTKRTFGQTGLVIHTWYASHSLIKTIWAMAISQHQFYLNRKQSKAKITTARSLGDIASDLTENGTSKMNKLSAGVKNQLIMASNGSLVSTGSADSEMNDDQKKEKLVELRKKEREIQDELSQKLTELKEICLREAELTGKLPKEYPASKGETPPRVRKRIGTAFKLDDLFPYNEDPYLRNLESRFALQQKIVEAAKKLAAEPDIPKLARKKRRRNCLDAMQRLQEIEDEMNQYRLKKGQKPTQRASLLIADELAKSECSSLCDSLQLDDDDGSQRPRSRSVQCSPCLSPPLSSSGLEYDPDRRSPAIDTRLDRSPNRLDHEHQGPGNYYTPREVFSAQSSPCKTLTRMPKAPHSLPQTPVMPRNAYSSSQLRSEGHIRGFRHRSGSLESQSQLLHSRCSKSVYPLSTSHRSNSTEVLDDCSSYSSMDYCPPCSVTPPYRTLDSHSYDYRSHRNTTIYGNTGSMPNLVPQNSSCYSYQQNHYGPHTYYVTGYPGFDYEPCSNGAYVYESELEGHYNLNPSYPTHGYHGRSRNRHYGMEGSDKLSQNPYATVRPPRGRQGHLNEVLTKNMYKALVAEHLKGWYNRSAGQHRDPGGCHLVYTYKYDRGSQHSLGYQTLPAPFSHSSRTNSFSSVSSTASGGGNWQNHLTVGLNDSELSDAPLGAGAYSPSYSRSPTHSRFPAESHTSEPVEVFDDVASCSDADH, from the exons ATGACAGAGGGCCGACTCTGCCAGGTGCAGCTCCTGGATGACAGGAAGTTGGAGCTGTTGGTTCAG CCAAAGCTGTTATCTCGTGAACTTTTGGATTTGGTATCGTCCCATTTTAACCTTAAAGAAAAGGAATATTTTGGCTTCACCTATTTGGACGACAT TGGTCAGTGCAAATGGTTGCAGTTGGACCGCAAAGTGCTGGAACATGACTTCTCCAAGAAATCAGGGCCCATTGCTCTTCAGTTCCTCGTGAG GTTTTATATTGAAAGCATTTCACTCCTGAAGGATCCCACAACAGTGGAGTTGTTTTTCCTGAATGCTAAATCCGCTGTTTATAAT GGTGATATAGAGGTGGACAGTGAGCTGGTTTTCAAATTAGCTGCTCACGCATTGCAG GAATCTAAAGGAGACTATACAAG TGATGAAAACACCAGAGCGGACCTGAAGAAACTTCCAGCACTGCCCACTAAAGTACTGCAAGAGCATCCATCACTAGCATACTG CGAGGAGCGTGTTATTGAGAACTACAAGCTGTTGAAAGGGCTCTCCAGAGGCCAGGCCATTGTGCA GTATTTGACCCTCGTGGAGTCCGTGCCTACGTATGGAGTGCATTACTATGAAGTAAAG GATAAGCAAGGCATTCCTTGGTGGCTGGGCATCAGCTATAAAGGCATAGGACAATATGACCATCAAGACAAAGTGAAGCCTCGAAAG CTCTTTCAGTGGAAGCAGTTGGAGAACTTGTACTTCAGGGAGAAGAAGTTTGCTGTGGAGGTCAATGATCCTCACAG GAGGACAGTGACTAAACGCACTTTTGGCCAGACGGGACTGGTGATCCACACATGGTATGCCAGTCACTCACTGATCAAAACCATCTGGGCCATGGCCATCAGTCAACATCAATTCTACCTGAACAGAAAACAGAGCAAA GCAAAAATCACCACAGCCCGAAGTTTAGGAGATATCGCATCTGACTTGACAGAGAACGGAACATCAAAGATGAACAAACTGAGTGCAGGAGTGAAGAATCAGCTCATCATGGCGAGTAATGGAAGTCTGGTTTCAACAG GTTCGGCTGACTCAGAAATGAACGACGACCAGAAAAAAGAGAAGCTCGTGGagctgagaaagaaagagagagaaatccAGGATGAGCTCAGCCAAAAGCTCACGGAGCTGAAAGAAATATGCCTCCGAGAGGCT GAGCTCACTGGAAAACTCCCAAAAGAGTATCCTGCCAGCAAGGGCGAGACGCCTCCTCGTGTTCGGAAAAGAATTGGGACGGCCTTCAAGCTGGACGACCTTTTTCCATATAATGAG GATCCATATCTCAGAAATCTGGAGAGCCGCTTTGCGCTTCAGCAGAAAATCGTGGAGGCGGCCAAGAAGCTGGCGGCTGAGCCTGACATCCCTAAATTAgcgaggaagaagaggaggaggaactGTCTGGATGCCATGCAGAGACTGCAGGAGATTGAGGATGAAATGAACCAGTACAGACTAAAGAAAGGACAAAAACCAACACAAAGAGCCTCCTTGCTCATAGCAG ATGAACTGGCTAAATCAGAGTGCAGCTCTCTCTGTGACAGTCTTCAGCTCGATGACg ATGATGGCAGCCAGAGGCCACGTTCTCGCTCCGTCCAGTGTTCACCATGTCTAAGTCCTCCTTTGTCTTCTTCCGGCTTGGAGTATGATCCAGATAGACGATCTCCAGCCATCGACACACGGCTTGACAGGTCTCCTAACAG ATTAGATCATGAGCACCAAGGGCCCGGAAATTATTACACTCCCCGTGAGGTGTTTTCCGCCCAAAGCAGTCCATGTAAAACCTTAACCAGAATGCCAAAGGCCCCCCACAGCTTACCTCAAACCCCCGTTATGCCCCGTAACGCCTACAGCAGCAGCCAGCTCAG GTCAGAAGGTCACATCCGTGGATTCCGGCACCGCAGCGGCAGTTTGGAGTCTCAGTCTCAACTTCTCCACTCTCGCTGTTCAAAGTCGGTATATCCACTATCTACATCCCACCGTAGCAACAGCACCGAGGTGTTGGACGACTGTTCATCCTATTCCAGCATGGACTACTGTCCCCCGTGTTCAGTCACGCCTCCATACCGCACGCTGGACTCTCATTCCTACGATTACCGGTCCCACCGCAATACGACAATCTACGGCAATACGGGCAGCATGCCCAACCTGGTCCCCCAAAACTCCAGCTGTTACTCCTATCAGCAAAATCACTACGGACCACATACATACTATGTGACGGGTTACCCTGGCTTTGATTATGAGCCCTGCTCTAACGGAGCTTACGTTTACGAGAGCGAACTCGAGGGTCACTATAACCTCAACCCCTCTTACCCAACACACGGCTACCATGGGCGTAGTCGGAACAGGCACTATGGAATGGAGGGGTCGGATAAATTGTCCCAGAACCCGTACGCCACTGTGAGGCCTCCAAGAGGGCGGCAGGGGCACCTGAATGAGGTTTTGACAAAGAACATGTACAAAGCTTTGGTGGCTGAACATCTGAAGGGATGGTACAACCGCAGCGCCGGCCAGCACAGGGACCCGGGTGGATGTCACCTGGTTTATACCTACAAATATGATCGAGGCTCTCAGCATAGCCTGGGTTACCAGACCCTGCCGGCACCCTTCAGCCACTCCAGCAGAACCAACTCATTCTCTTCAG TGTCATCTACTGCCAGCGGAGGGGGAAACTGGCAGAATCATTTAACCGTGGGCCTGAATGACAGTGAATTGTCAGACGCTCCCTTAGGTGCCGGGGCTTACAGTCCATCATACAGCCGCAGTCCAACACACAG CAGGTTCCCAGCAgaatcacacacatcagagcCTGTAGAAGTGTTCGATGACGTGGCCAGCTGTTCTGATGCAGACCATTAA